In Pseudomonadota bacterium, a single genomic region encodes these proteins:
- a CDS encoding DUF3783 domain-containing protein produces MDDSIICFTLGLSQTDIQAGMAAFAEMAQGSNALEVIPVTEDLFTKTVGDVIEEKVKTLTENKAAKPSADCNRKTPASGNYRMVLINSEDKEQVIQILRSYKQVLPDPQDVIIAMITETARTWNFLEYLMHLDKEHEYRKTHPPQNDPDMKRM; encoded by the coding sequence ATGGATGACAGTATAATATGTTTTACCCTTGGATTATCACAAACGGATATACAGGCCGGAATGGCGGCCTTTGCTGAAATGGCACAGGGATCAAATGCACTGGAAGTAATTCCTGTCACAGAAGATTTGTTTACCAAAACTGTAGGCGATGTGATCGAAGAAAAGGTTAAGACATTAACTGAAAACAAAGCAGCAAAGCCTTCTGCCGATTGCAACCGCAAAACTCCCGCATCCGGCAATTACCGTATGGTACTGATAAATTCTGAAGATAAAGAGCAAGTAATACAGATCCTAAGAAGTTATAAACAGGTGTTGCCCGATCCGCAGGATGTGATTATTGCTATGATCACAGAAACAGCCCGAACATGGAATTTTCTGGAATATCTTATGCACCTTGATAAAGAACACGAATACAGAAAAACCCACCCTCCTCAAAATGACCCGGATATGAAACGGATGTAA